A window of Halomonas sp. H10-9-1 contains these coding sequences:
- the cydD gene encoding thiol reductant ABC exporter subunit CydD: protein MAGRSSTTGRASRWLAAHAAEERVRLGLAVAAGMAATLATLVQLALLARVVSDLLVDKVPPAALLPLVLGMLVLVVARSLALFTQERLGLAASLALRRRARAELLDHLACLGPAGLAARHSASLASQLVEQVEALDGYVARYRPQRLLAVIQPLLVFAAVAWLDWLAALFLLLSAPLIPLFMALVGMGAERLNREQFEAVARLSGHFIDRVRAVSTLQLFGRTREATAEVHAAADDYRLRSLRTLRVAFLSSAVLEFFASVAIAVVAIYVGFGLLGYLRFGPSHELTLYSGLLVLLLAPEFFQPLRVLSQHYHDRAAALGAADGLVALLDEDPVVLRGHPAEEPAATISCLVRLEGVCVHYPGRGRVLGPLDLTLAPGEVVVITAPSGGGKSTLLSLLAGFLGPVEGQRLTAPGLSIAWMDQRPLLVQGSLADNLRLAAPAADDASLREALRRAGLGELLARLPAGLATPLGERGAGLSGGQAQRLALARVFLSDAPLVLLDEPTASLDAATEAAVVEALGELAREGRCLVIASHHPALMAMADRRLALDECQGRAP, encoded by the coding sequence GTGGCTGGTCGTAGCAGCACCACCGGGCGGGCGTCCCGGTGGCTGGCCGCGCATGCCGCCGAGGAGCGCGTTCGCCTCGGCCTGGCGGTCGCCGCCGGGATGGCCGCCACCCTGGCGACCCTGGTCCAGTTGGCGCTGCTGGCCCGCGTTGTCAGCGACCTGCTGGTCGACAAGGTCCCGCCAGCCGCGCTGCTCCCCCTGGTGCTTGGCATGCTGGTGCTGGTGGTGGCCCGCAGCCTGGCGTTGTTCACCCAGGAGCGCCTGGGGCTCGCCGCCAGCCTGGCGCTGCGTCGTCGGGCCCGGGCCGAGCTGCTCGACCACCTGGCATGCCTGGGGCCGGCGGGGCTCGCCGCCCGTCACTCGGCCTCCCTGGCCAGTCAGCTGGTGGAACAAGTGGAGGCCCTGGACGGCTATGTGGCGCGCTATCGCCCCCAGCGACTCCTGGCGGTCATCCAGCCGCTGCTGGTGTTCGCCGCGGTGGCCTGGCTCGACTGGCTGGCGGCGCTCTTCCTGCTGCTCTCGGCGCCGCTGATTCCCCTCTTCATGGCCCTGGTGGGCATGGGCGCCGAGCGCCTCAATCGCGAGCAGTTCGAGGCGGTAGCGCGGCTCTCCGGCCACTTCATCGACCGGGTGCGGGCGGTCAGTACCCTGCAACTCTTCGGGCGCACGCGAGAGGCGACCGCGGAGGTCCACGCCGCCGCCGACGACTACCGCCTGCGCAGCCTGCGCACCCTGCGCGTGGCCTTTCTCTCCTCGGCGGTACTGGAGTTCTTCGCCTCGGTGGCCATCGCCGTGGTGGCGATCTATGTCGGCTTCGGCCTGCTCGGCTATCTCCGCTTCGGTCCCTCGCACGAGCTCACCCTCTACAGCGGCCTGCTGGTGCTGCTGCTCGCCCCGGAGTTCTTCCAGCCGCTGCGCGTGCTCTCCCAGCACTATCACGACCGTGCGGCGGCCCTGGGAGCCGCCGATGGCCTGGTGGCGCTGCTCGACGAGGACCCCGTCGTGCTGCGCGGTCACCCCGCCGAGGAGCCGGCGGCAACCATAAGCTGCCTGGTGCGGCTCGAGGGGGTGTGCGTGCACTACCCGGGGCGCGGCCGCGTGCTGGGGCCGCTGGACCTGACCCTTGCGCCGGGTGAGGTGGTGGTGATCACTGCCCCCTCGGGAGGCGGCAAGTCCACGCTGCTCTCGCTTCTCGCCGGCTTCCTGGGGCCCGTGGAGGGGCAACGGCTGACGGCCCCGGGGCTGAGTATCGCCTGGATGGACCAGCGCCCGCTGCTGGTGCAGGGCAGCCTGGCCGATAACCTGCGCCTGGCCGCCCCCGCTGCCGACGATGCGAGCCTGCGCGAGGCGCTCCGGCGTGCCGGCCTGGGTGAGTTGCTGGCGCGGCTGCCCGCGGGACTTGCCACGCCGCTGGGCGAGCGGGGCGCCGGGCTCTCCGGGGGCCAGGCCCAGCGACTGGCGCTGGCCAGGGTATTTCTCAGCGACGCGCCCCTGGTGCTGCTCGATGAGCCCACGGCGAGCCTGGATGCCGCGACCGAGGCGGCCGTCGTCGAAGCGCTGGGCGAGCTTGCCCGGGAGGGGCGCTGCCTGGTGATTGCCAGCCACCATCCGGCGCTGATGGCAATGGCCGACCGGCGCCTGGCACTGGATGAATGCCAAGGGAGGGCGCCATGA
- a CDS encoding cytochrome ubiquinol oxidase subunit I: MELDPLLLSRLQFAFVVSFHAIFPVFTIGLASYIAVLNGLFYKTDNPAWDRLALFWTRVFAVVFGMGVVSGIVMSFQFGTNWSNFSYATANFIGPMLSYEVVTAFFLEAAFLGVLLFGRGKVPQGVHLFASLMVALGTFISSFWILSANSWMQTPAGAELIDGRFHITDWAAAIFNPSFPWRFSHKVMASFVTGGFVVAGVSAWYLLIGRDVEANRRALSMCLWLLLVLTPAQAVIGDFHGLNTLEHQPTKVAAMEGNWDTGPNVPLLLAAWPDRGAQENRFEIGIPNLASLILTHHADGVVPGISEVPEEEQPPVWLVFWSFRVMVGLGFLMIGVALVGLWLRRGGRVYRHRGFLQTLRVMSVTPFVAVLAGWFVTETGRAPWLVYGIMTHAEGLTPSLTGGMALFTLLGYMAVYAVVFACGLYYLTRVVRQGMLPESGDDAGQAHHAKRPFSAANARFDDDAAPTWRQ, translated from the coding sequence ATGGAACTGGATCCTCTTCTGTTGTCGCGATTGCAATTCGCCTTCGTCGTCTCCTTCCACGCCATCTTTCCGGTGTTTACCATCGGCCTGGCGTCCTATATTGCCGTGCTCAACGGCCTCTTCTACAAGACCGACAACCCCGCCTGGGATCGCCTGGCGCTGTTCTGGACGCGTGTCTTTGCCGTGGTGTTCGGCATGGGCGTGGTGTCGGGCATCGTGATGTCCTTCCAGTTCGGCACCAACTGGAGCAACTTCTCCTACGCCACCGCCAACTTCATCGGGCCGATGCTCAGCTATGAGGTGGTCACGGCCTTCTTCCTGGAGGCGGCCTTCCTCGGAGTGCTGCTGTTCGGTCGCGGCAAGGTGCCCCAGGGGGTGCATCTGTTCGCCTCGCTGATGGTGGCGCTGGGCACCTTCATCTCCTCGTTCTGGATCCTTTCCGCCAACAGCTGGATGCAGACCCCGGCCGGTGCCGAGCTGATCGATGGTCGCTTCCATATCACCGACTGGGCGGCGGCGATCTTCAATCCCTCCTTCCCGTGGCGCTTCTCCCACAAGGTGATGGCGTCATTCGTCACCGGCGGCTTCGTGGTGGCGGGGGTCAGCGCCTGGTACCTGCTGATCGGCCGTGACGTCGAGGCCAACCGCCGCGCGCTCTCCATGTGCCTGTGGCTGCTGCTGGTGCTGACCCCCGCCCAGGCGGTGATCGGCGATTTCCATGGCCTCAACACCCTGGAGCACCAACCCACCAAGGTGGCCGCCATGGAGGGCAACTGGGATACCGGCCCCAATGTGCCCCTGCTGCTGGCCGCCTGGCCCGACCGGGGAGCCCAGGAGAACCGCTTCGAGATCGGCATCCCCAACCTGGCCAGCCTGATCCTGACCCATCATGCCGACGGTGTGGTGCCCGGGATCAGCGAGGTGCCGGAGGAGGAGCAGCCGCCGGTATGGCTGGTGTTCTGGTCGTTCCGGGTCATGGTCGGGCTGGGCTTCTTGATGATCGGGGTCGCCCTGGTCGGGCTGTGGCTGCGGCGCGGTGGCCGTGTCTATCGGCATCGTGGCTTCCTGCAGACGCTGCGCGTGATGAGCGTGACGCCCTTCGTCGCGGTGCTGGCCGGCTGGTTCGTGACCGAGACCGGACGTGCCCCCTGGCTGGTCTACGGCATCATGACCCACGCCGAGGGGTTGACCCCGTCCCTCACCGGCGGCATGGCGCTGTTCACCCTGCTCGGCTACATGGCGGTCTATGCCGTGGTGTTCGCCTGCGGCCTCTATTACCTGACCCGTGTGGTGCGCCAGGGCATGTTGCCTGAATCGGGTGATGATGCCGGCCAGGCCCATCACGCCAAGCGTCCCTTCTCGGCAGCCAACGCCCGCTTCGACGACGATGCGGCCCCGACCTGGAGGCAGTGA
- the cydB gene encoding cytochrome d ubiquinol oxidase subunit II, whose translation MASFDLSVIWALIIGFGVIMYVLMDGFDLGLGILYPFAPDEEARDVMMNSVAPVWDGNETWLVLGGAGLLGAFPLVYSVYLPALYIGVFLMLAGLIFRGIAFEFRFKSRRNRVWWNRAFCWGSAVAAFAQGAVVGAYIEGFPVEEFVFVGGALDWLTPFAVLTGVSLMTGYALLGATWLILKSEGEVQRWAYRITPSLLLAVLSAFAMISFWTPLVDPAVFERWFNHIHLIWVLPTLALACAAWLLRAVYRRQEGQPFIATLGLFIFTYLGLVASKWPVIVPPNYTIWDAASAPESQLFLLIGVLFVIPIVLAYTAWSYWVFRGKVRPGDGYH comes from the coding sequence ATGGCATCCTTCGACCTCTCCGTGATCTGGGCGCTGATCATCGGCTTTGGCGTGATCATGTATGTGCTCATGGATGGCTTCGACCTCGGCCTGGGCATCCTCTACCCGTTTGCGCCGGACGAGGAGGCCAGGGACGTGATGATGAACTCGGTGGCGCCGGTGTGGGACGGCAACGAGACCTGGCTGGTGCTGGGCGGGGCCGGCCTGCTGGGCGCCTTCCCGCTGGTCTACTCGGTCTACCTGCCGGCGCTCTACATCGGGGTCTTCCTGATGCTCGCCGGGCTGATCTTCCGCGGCATCGCCTTCGAGTTCCGCTTCAAGTCGCGGCGCAACCGGGTGTGGTGGAATCGCGCCTTCTGCTGGGGCTCCGCGGTGGCCGCCTTCGCCCAGGGCGCCGTGGTGGGCGCCTATATCGAGGGCTTCCCGGTGGAGGAGTTCGTCTTCGTCGGCGGCGCCCTGGACTGGCTGACCCCCTTCGCGGTGCTCACCGGCGTCAGCCTGATGACGGGCTACGCGCTGCTCGGCGCCACCTGGCTGATCCTCAAGTCGGAAGGCGAGGTGCAGCGCTGGGCCTATCGCATCACCCCGTCCCTGTTGCTGGCGGTGCTCTCCGCCTTCGCCATGATCAGTTTCTGGACCCCGCTGGTGGACCCCGCGGTATTCGAGCGCTGGTTCAACCATATCCACCTGATCTGGGTGCTGCCGACCCTGGCCCTGGCCTGTGCCGCCTGGCTGTTGAGGGCCGTCTACCGGCGCCAGGAGGGCCAGCCTTTCATCGCCACCCTGGGGCTGTTCATCTTCACCTACCTGGGCCTGGTGGCCAGCAAGTGGCCGGTGATCGTGCCGCCGAACTACACCATCTGGGACGCCGCCTCGGCGCCCGAGTCCCAGCTCTTCCTGCTGATCGGCGTGCTCTTCGTGATCCCCATCGTGCTGGCCTATACCGCCTGGAGCTACTGGGTGTTCCGCGGCAAGGTCCGTCCCGGCGACGGCTACCACTAG
- the cydC gene encoding thiol reductant ABC exporter subunit CydC, translating to MSRPDEGQRGLFAELTPWLAMLDRHRGRLAAGSGLMALTLVSAIGLLALSGWFITATGLTGLLLATGVAARLDVYLPGGGIRAFAVTRTVSRYLERLYNHDTVLRLLADLRGRLFGVVAGLDAHALAQRRASDWLNRLTADIDTLDSLFLRLLAPAAVALLAILGLAAFLALFAATAGLVVGMLLLAGWAWLVVGQARLGMAASRRQVAGREALRGRLVEQLQGMAELEAYGALADHRRHLEALEAELYRDQQRLGTLVALGNALAALLVGAAALVALWLAATAWQAGELSGALAVMMPLAVLAMSEALAGLPSAFTWLGATRGAAARLNGLRKAADKSAATAGETPPPGPLSVAMAAVSLHYPGAPLPALTGLSLCLARGERLALCGASGAGKSSVAALLLRQLTPGAGEIRLGGMALSAWPEAELRHRVAALTQRIDLLDDSLAANLRLARPDATEDALWTALAWVGLAAWAQALTEGLATRVGEGGRRLSGGQARRLALARLHLMDPDLVLLDEPFAGLDAASVARLAPRLDAWLAGRTTIFLVHQLEGGAFDPPGVERRLTLVEGRLVGYI from the coding sequence ATGAGTCGACCCGACGAGGGGCAACGAGGCCTGTTCGCCGAGCTCACCCCCTGGCTGGCCATGCTGGACCGTCACCGTGGGCGGCTGGCCGCTGGCAGTGGACTGATGGCCCTGACGCTGGTCTCGGCCATCGGCCTGCTGGCCCTCTCGGGCTGGTTCATCACCGCCACCGGCCTCACCGGGCTGCTGCTGGCCACTGGCGTGGCGGCGCGGCTGGATGTCTACCTGCCGGGGGGAGGCATCCGCGCCTTTGCGGTGACCCGCACGGTGAGCCGCTACCTGGAGCGGCTCTACAATCATGACACGGTGCTGCGCCTGCTGGCCGACCTGCGTGGGCGGCTGTTCGGCGTGGTGGCGGGGCTCGATGCCCACGCCCTGGCACAGCGCCGCGCCAGCGACTGGCTCAACCGCCTGACCGCCGATATCGATACCCTGGACAGCCTCTTTCTGCGCCTGCTGGCACCGGCCGCGGTGGCACTGCTGGCGATCCTGGGGTTGGCGGCCTTCCTGGCCCTGTTCGCGGCGACGGCGGGGCTCGTCGTGGGCATGCTGCTGCTGGCCGGCTGGGCCTGGCTGGTGGTCGGGCAGGCGCGGCTGGGGATGGCCGCCAGCCGGCGGCAGGTCGCGGGTCGCGAGGCGCTGAGAGGGCGCCTGGTGGAGCAACTGCAGGGGATGGCGGAGCTGGAGGCCTATGGGGCCCTGGCGGATCATCGCCGCCACCTCGAGGCCCTTGAGGCCGAGCTCTACCGGGATCAGCAGCGGCTCGGCACCCTGGTGGCGCTGGGCAATGCCCTGGCCGCCCTGCTGGTGGGGGCGGCGGCGCTCGTGGCGTTGTGGCTCGCCGCCACGGCCTGGCAGGCCGGTGAGCTCTCGGGCGCCCTGGCGGTGATGATGCCCCTGGCGGTGCTGGCCATGAGCGAGGCGCTGGCCGGCCTTCCCTCGGCCTTCACTTGGCTGGGGGCCACGCGGGGCGCGGCGGCGCGGCTCAATGGGCTGCGCAAGGCCGCGGACAAGTCCGCGGCGACGGCTGGCGAGACGCCACCTCCCGGGCCGCTCTCGGTCGCGATGGCGGCGGTGTCGCTGCACTACCCCGGGGCGCCGCTGCCGGCCTTGACGGGGCTCTCGCTGTGCCTGGCCCGCGGCGAGCGGCTGGCGTTGTGCGGTGCCTCGGGGGCGGGCAAGTCCAGTGTGGCGGCACTGCTGCTGCGCCAGCTCACACCCGGCGCCGGCGAGATCCGGCTAGGCGGGATGGCGCTCTCGGCCTGGCCCGAGGCCGAGCTGCGTCACCGCGTGGCGGCGCTGACCCAGCGCATCGACCTGCTCGATGACAGCCTGGCCGCCAATCTGCGCCTGGCCAGGCCCGACGCGACGGAGGACGCCCTATGGACGGCGCTGGCCTGGGTGGGGTTGGCCGCCTGGGCGCAGGCGCTTACGGAAGGGCTCGCAACACGGGTGGGCGAGGGCGGCCGGCGCCTCTCCGGGGGACAGGCGCGGCGGCTCGCCCTGGCGCGACTGCACCTGATGGATCCCGACCTGGTGCTGCTCGACGAGCCCTTCGCCGGCCTCGACGCCGCCAGCGTGGCACGGCTCGCGCCGCGCCTGGATGCCTGGCTGGCGGGACGCACCACGATCTTCCTGGTGCATCAACTGGAGGGCGGGGCATTCGACCCGCCGGGGGTCGAGCGGCGCTTGACGCTGGTTGAAGGACGCCTGGTAGGGTATATCTGA